GTACAGCGACGGCCCGGCGTGCTGCGCGCCGTCGGCAATGGTGGCGCGGTGTGAAAAATAGTGGGCAGCGTAGCCCCAGTCCCACCACAACCAGAGCATGGAATCCGGAGGCGTCATGGTGCGCGCCCGCGTCAGGGCTTCGGCGTGGCGGCGGTTGATCATGGGCCCCTGCGACATGGCGGGGATCATCTCCACAAAGGGAACCACCATCAGGGCCACCAGCACGGCGGAGGTCAGCAGCCCGGCCACGGAGCCGCGCAGGCTCGTGCGCAGGAGGCGCTGCCAGATCCAGTACAGGGGCAGGGCAAGGCCCAGGGCCACCACAGGCGCGCCGAACATGACCATGCGCCCGCCAAGTTTGGTGCTCAGAATACCAAGGGCCGCCAGGGGCAGCAGAAAAAGCGCTCCCGGCCGACGCACTATGACCACAAAAAAGCCCAGAAGGCCGAGGATGGCGGCTTCCATCCAGGGATGGAAATAGGGGAACAGGGCCGCGAAGCTCAGATCCTGCACCTCGATGATGGACTGGTTCACCGAGGGGTACATGAGCACCGCCCCCTCGCCCGTGCTTTTGACGTCGCCAGCGTGCTTCATGTAGGCGTTGACGTGGTTCATGAGCGTGGTGAGAATTTCACCGTGCACCAGCAGGGCCGCAACGCCCACCCACAGCAGCACCAGAACCCACGGACGGCAGAGCATGCGCCGCGCCTTGAGGCCGGACTTTGTGCCCGCCAGCAGAAGCAACAGGCTGAAGCCAAAACCCACCGGGCCAGAGAGCGTCGGCAGGGCGTACGCGAGGCTGCCCAGGAGCAGCAGCGCGCGCCGCCCGCGCGGAGCCATGATGAGGCTCATGAAGGCCAGCAGAATCACGTTGTAGCGGATAAGATAGGGAAAAACCGAGTGCCATTCCTGCGTCCACCACGAAATGACGCCCGAACAGCCCAGCAGCACAATCCACTGCCAACGCAGAGGATTGCCAAGGTGCTCGGCATGGCGCAGCCGCTCGACCAGCCCGTCTTCGGGCAGGCCCCGGCTGAACAGCCGCCGGGCCGTCATGATGCCAGACCCTATGGCCAGACGGCGCAAGACCATCTGCGGCAGCAACATGTAACGCATGGCCCAGCTGGCCGGGGCCAGGGTCATGAGCAGGGGAAAAAACAGGGTCACCAGATCGGTGTCATAATAGCCGAGCATGGTGCGGGCCAGAAAGCCCGGCGCAAGCGATGTGAGCAGCCCTGCCGCCACGCCCGCTTCCATGCTGCCCAAAGCCCATACCCAGGCATAGACGATAAGGGCCACAAAGCTTGCCAGCACCGCCGGAAACCAGAAAGCCACAGCGGCGGGATACGTGCCCAGGGCGTCGGCCAGCAAGCGCAGCATTTCCGCCATGGGGTGCCCCACGGCAAGGCCTATGCCCTCTGCTCCGGCCACCCAGTGATAGGCGTCGTGCGTGGCCAGAAGCCACTGGCTGCCCAGACGGTATTCGGGGTTTTGCCAGCAGGGCCATTCCAGCATGCGCAGGCCAAAAGCCATCACAAGCGTCACTACGCCCCAGAAAAATCCCCGCCACCAGTACCCGGCCACATCCGGCCCTGGCGGAAAACCAAGGTGCGTGGCACGCGGCAAGGCCCACGGGTGCGCCATAGCCTGCGGGTTTACGCGCGCTTCGCGTCCCGCATGTACGCTGGCTTCGCCCAAGGCCCTCTCAGTGGCGCCGGGATTTTCAGAGGCTTCCGGCATAGGCCCGGCACTGGCGGAAAGGCCGTGCGCCGCGTTTTCCGGCGAAAGTTCCGGCGAGTGATTGTGCTCAGGGGCAGGGCTCTGCTGGGGCATGCTATGCTCCGTCTTCTTTATGCGAATCGGCGCTGAAATTTTTACGGTCGTTTTCCGGCATATCGGGGGTGAGCGCCCAGAACCAGCGCCCGCTGCCCGCCACCACGTAGCTGCGCTGTCCGGCCAGACGCCAGGGGGCTGGCAGAACTTCCGGCGCGGGTTCCAGCGCCAGGATCACAAGGTGCCCCTCACGCTGCAACCGGGGCAAAGCCAGATCCAGAAGTTGCCGCCAGGGCATGAAGGCCCTGCTTACAATGCAATCCGCCTGATAGTACTGGCCGTGAAAAAAATGCTCCACAGGGCCGCGAAAAACGTGCGTGTTGGGCAACTGGGTCTGCGAAAGCACGCTGGAGAGAAAAAGCGCCCGTTTTTCCCGCACTTCTACCATATAATACGCGCCCCTGGTCCACAACATGCGCAGGGGTATGCCGGGCAGTCCCGCGCCAGCGCCAAGATCCCAGGTCAGCGGAGCGTCCGGCACGGACAGGCTGTCCAGAAAGGACGCAAGATGAAAACTGTCCGCCACAAGACGGGTGAGCATATCCTGCCAGGAGTGCGGGCCCACAAGGTTCATGGCCTTGTTCCACTGACAGAGCATCTCGAGGTACACGCCAAGGGGCTCCAGGGCCTCCTCCGGCACGTCCGCGCCTGTGGCCGCCGCCAGCCGGGCCAGTTCCTTCCTGTCTACCGCTTGTCGCTGCATGGTCTTGTGCTGCTCCTGTACTGTTTACCGTCCGGCGTTTCACTGTGCATGCCGGTGCATACTCATAGCCCCGCCGACCGGGACTTGCAAGCCCCGCGCCGATAACGTAAAAAAGGGGGCTTGCGGTCACGCCGCGCCATTTTTGACCATATGCGGCCCGCCTGCCGCGCCCTTGGAGGATACGTTCCGATGACACAAGCCGTTCTGCTTTTTCCCGGCCAGGGATCACAGGAAGCGGGCATGGGCCGCGATCTGGCTGAAGCCTCAGCCGACGCCATGAACCTCTGGAAACTGGCCGAGCGGGCCAGCGGCCTGCCCCTGCGCGAAATTTACTGGGACGGCGACGACGCCGCCATGAACGACACGCGCGCCCTGCAACCGGCCCTGACCGTGGTGAACCTGAACCTCTGGAGCGCCGTGGCCGGCCGTGTGAAGCCTCTGGCCGCCGCCGGGCACAGCCTTGGCGAATTCAGCGCTCTGGCCGCCGCAGGGGTGCTCTCGCCCCAAAGCGTGCTGGAACTGACCAGCCTGCGCGGCCGCCTTATGGCCGAGGCGGATCCTGAAGGCAAGGGGGCCATGGCCGCCCTGCTCAAACTGGATCCTGCCCAGGTGGAAAAAATTGTGGCCGACACCGCCGCTGCATGCGGCGAGATGATCCTTGTGGCCAACTATAATACGCCGGGACAGCTTGTGGTCAGCGGCACCAGGGCCGCCGTGGCCCTGGCCTGCCAGAAGGCCAAGGAAGCCAAGGGCCGCGGCATTGAGCTCAAGGTCAGCGGAGCCTTTCACAGCCCCATGATGGCTGAGGCCAGCAAGGAGCTCGCCCCGCAACTGCGCAAGGCCACCTGGAGCAGACCCAAATTCCCCGTCTACTGCAATGCCCACGGCAAGGCCGTTCACGAGGGCGAAAGCGCGCTTGAAAGCCTGCTGGCCCAGATGACCTCATCCGTGCAGTGGATTGACACCATGCGCAATCAGTATGATGAAGGCGCGCGCCGCTGGCTGGAACTGGGCCCCAAGGCCGTGCTCGGCAAGATGGTCGCTCCCTGCCTGGCCGACCGCGCCCAGGCGGATCAACTGACCGTAGAGCTTGTCAATAATGCCGAAAGCGCCGCAGCCCTGGCGGGTTAGCGCCGCTAACGAATGAAATGGGCGTTGCGCGCCCGGGCGGGAACGTCTGAACCCTTGCGATGATACCTTTGCAAGGTGCGCGGCCCCACAAGACAAAAGGAAACGCTGATTTATTCCGTTTGGCGACGTTGCTTCACTTTTTTTGAAACAGTCGAGGACGGAAGAGTCCACTCCTGCTTCAAAAAAAGATCGCGCCTTGCCAAACGAAACAACTGCGCGTTTCCAAGAGGCTCTTTAATCAGTGTTTTCAGAATACTCCGGACTACCGCCGGAGCCGACTGACGGACGCGGGCCGACTGCCCCGCCGCAGTGACAAACTGCACCAGAAGAACCTGTATACGTAAAGGATGCGAAAGCACTATGCGCGCCATTGAAACCCTGCGCACGGCCCTGGCGGCCATTATTGAAGAAGAGGGCCTTGCCTGGCCCGCCAAAACGGTCATCGAGCCGCCCCGCGATCCCCGCCACGGCGATCTTTCCGTCAACTCGGCCATGCTGCTGGCAAAAGAAGCCAAAACCAATCCCCGCGAGCTTGGGCAAAAATTTGCCCAAAAGCTTCAGGAGCGCTGCCCGGACGTGGAGAAGGTCGAAGTCGCCGGGCCGGGCTTTTGCAACGTGACCTTCAGCCAGTCCTTCTGGCGTGAAACCGTCGCCGACATCGAAAGCGCGGGCCAGAGCTACGGCGAAAGCAAGGAACCCGGCCGCAGGGTGCTTCTGGAATATGTTTCGGCCAACCCCACAGGCCCGCTGCATGTGGGCCACGGGCGCGGGGCCGCCGTGGGCGACAGCCTGGCCCGCCTGCTGCGCAAGGCCGGGCACCACGTGCATACGGAATACTACATCAATGACGCCGGTCGCCAGATGCGCCTGCTGGGCCTTTCTGTATGGCTGCGCGTGCTGGAACTGGCCGGGCGCAAGGTGGAATGGCCCGAAGACTATTACAAGGGCGACTATATCATTGATATCGCCCGCGAAATGCTTGAAGCCAACCCCGCCCTGCCCGACATGCCCGCAGCCGAAGGCGAGGACGTGTGCTACGACAAGGCCATGAACGACATCCTCAACGGCATCAAGGACGACCTGCGTGATTTTCGCGTGGAGCATCTGCGCTGGTTTTCTGAAAAAACCCTTGTGGAAGACGGCGCGGTGGACGCGGCCTTTGCGGCGCTGGGCAAATCGGGCTATACCTACGACAAGGACAATGCCTTCTGGTTTGCCACCGAGCAGCTCGGCGACGACAAGGATCGCGTGCTCAGAAAGTCCGACGGCACGCTGACCTATTTTGCCTCCGACATTGCCTATCACCATGACAAGTTCGAGCGCGGCTTTGACTGGCTTATCGACATCTGGGGCGCTGACCACCATGGCTACATCCCCCGCATGCGCGCGGCCATCACGGCCATGGGCAAGGATCAGAGCAGTTTTGACGTGGTGCTCATCCAGCTTGTGAACCTGCTGCGCGAGGGCCAGCCCGTGAGCATGTCCACCAGGGCGGGAACCTTTGAAACCCTGTCCGACGTTATCAAGGAAGTGGGCGCGGACGCGGCGCGCTTCATGTTTTTATCGCGCAAGAGCGACAGCCCGCTGGACTTTGACCTGGAGCTTGCCAAACAGCGCAGTATGGACAACCCTGTCTACTACGTGCAGTACGCCTATGCGCGCATCTGCGCTGTGCTGCGCCGGGCCGCCGAACGCGGCTTCGAGCTGCCTGAAAAAACGGACGCCGCCCTGCTGGCTCCGCTGGATACGCCCGAAGACATGGCCCTGCTGCGCAAGGTCGCCGGGTTTGAAGACATGCTGCAGTCCGCCGCGCAGTGCCTGGGCGTGCACCATGTGAGCCATTACCTGACGGAACTGGCCGGGCTTCTGCACAGCTATTACGCCAAACATCAGGTGCTGCTGGCCGACGATGCCCCGCGCACCCTGGCCCGCCTGGCCCTGCTGCGGGCCGTGGGACAGGTCGTGCGCAACGGCCTGGACGTGCTCGGCGTCAGCGCGCCGGAAAGCATGTAGTATAGCAGGATTTGTTTGTGACGCCGGGCGGGCGCGGTTCAGCCTGCCCGCCCGGCGCATACGCCAGTAGAGCAGATTAACTTTGAGAATATACATTCTCAAAGTTTAAGACACGCTCACTACGGCGTTTAACCGCGCAGATAAACTGCGCTTACGCCTTCGCGGCGGACGCCTGCTCACGCAGTCGCCAGAGCAATTTCAGGCAACAGCCGTCAGGCGACGAAGAAGCCTTACGGATGGCGACAGCATTGCTGGTGAAATTGCTCCAAGAACACACACAAGGATCAGGAATGCCCCCACCGCTACGCAAGCCCAGACAAAAAACTGCCGCAAGCCCCGCCGCAAGCGATAAAAAACGGCTTGTCCTACGTCTGTCGGCCCCCATGGCTACCCTGCTGGGACTTATACTCATGGCCGCCGTGGGCTGGTCTTTCTTTATGGGCTTTATGGTGGGCCGGGGGCAAAACCCGGAGCAGCGCGTCGAGCAGATGACCGGCCTGCAGCTGGACAAACAGGCCCCGCAGGCGGCGCAAGGCGGCGTGGATGCCCCGAATACGCCGGTAGCGGCGTCTGCCGGGGCTGGCCCCGACGCCGCAGCCCCCAAAGGGCAGGAAGCGCCCGCCCCCGACGGCACTGCGGCTGGCCCGCAGGCGGCGGCTCCGGCTGCTCCCGCCGCTCCTGCAGCCGCCGAGGCTGCCAGCCCGGCCAACCCCTCGGCCTATCCCTTTGATCGCCCCAGCGCCAACAGCCTTGCCGCCTGGCATGGCGGCAAATCACCTCAGGGAGGAGCGCAGGCTGGCGCGCAACCGGGTGCGCAGGCAGCAAAAACTCCCGCGACGCAGGCCCAGGCATCGGCTCAGGCCCAGAAGCCTGCGGCCCCGCAAGCGCCGCAGTTCGACTTTGTTTTTCAGGTGGCGGCTTTCAAGAGCGCCGATGACGCCGACAAGCTGCGCAAAAAGCTTGAAGAGCGCGGCATCCGCACACGCCTTGAGAAAAGCGGCAAGGTTCAACTGGTCATGGTCAACCTGCGCGGCTCAGATCTTGACGCAAGCAATCTGCGTGAAGAGCTTGGCCGCATGAAGCTCGGCGCGCCCATACAGAAGTCCAAAAAAGCCGTACCCGGCAAAAGCCGCAGCACGGGCCGCTAGAGCTTGTAAGAAGGAGTTTACATGACACAAGCCCATACCTTCACAGGCTTTTTACGCCTTATTGGCCGCCCCTGCCTGCGCGGCATGGACGCTTTGGGCGGCACGGCCATCTTCATGTTTGATGGGATCGCCCAGATATTCACCAGCAGAAAGATCTTTCGGCGCACCCTGCAGCAGTTGTATATCATCGGCTCCAAGTCCTTTTTTCTCATCATGCTCATCGGCGTTTTTTGTGGCATGGTGCTGGGATTGCAAGGCTATTACAGCCTGGTGCAGTTCGGCTCCGTGGGCATGCTCGGCTCCGCCGTGTCGCTGACGCTCATCCGCGAACTTGGCCCGGTGCTTACGGCCATCATGCTCACTGGCCGCGCAGGATCTTCAATGACGGCGGAAATAGGCGTCATGCGCATCACCGACCAGATCGACGCTCTGGACGTGATGGACATCAACTCCATGGGCTACCTTGTCAGCCCGCGCATTGTGGCCTCGCTCATCAGCTTTCCCCTGCTGACGGCGGTTTTTGACGTCATCGGCATCATTGGCGGCTATCTCACGGGCGTGCTCATGCTCGGCATCAACCAGGGCGCGTACTTTTACCGCATCGCCAGTTCCGTAACCATGACGGACGTGTCCGGCGGCTTCATCAAGGCCATTGTATTCGGCCTGCTGGTCTCCACCATCTGCTGCCGCCAGGGCTACTACACCAACATGCGCCGCGACAGCGTGGGCCCCGAAGCCGTGGGCAACGCCACGACCTCGGCCGTGGTCATATCCTGCGTGCTGATTCTGGCGGCAGACTACGTCATCACCTCGTTTCTGCTGTAATATGCCGACGTGCAATACCAAAGGAACCGTCACGGTTCTGGGCATCGACCCCGGTTCGCAACGAACGGGCTGGGGCGTGGTGCGCGAGACGTCAGGCGTCTTGCAACTGGTGGACTGCGGCGTGGTGCGCACCGCCTCGGCGGGCAAGGAATTTTCTGACCGTTTGGCGCGCATCTATCATGAGCTTTCAGCCATCGTGGCCCGCCTCACGCCCGATGAAGCCGCCATTGAACAGGTTTTTACCGCCAAGAACGCAGCCAGCGCCCTCAAGCTGGGGCAGGCCAGGGGCGTGGCCGTGGCCGCCTGCGCCGCCCACGGTCTTGTCATTCGCGACTATGAACCGACCCTGGTGAAAAAATCCCTGGTGGGTACGGGCCGCGCCGAAAAGGAACAGGTGTCCTTTATGGTGCAGCGCCTGCTCAACGTCAAAAACGCCGACTGGGCGCTGGACACCTCGGACGCTCTGGCCGTGGCCATCTGCCATTTGACCATGCGGCGGTTTGCCGCCCTAGCGGGGAAGTAGAGGCTTCTTCGATTTGGGCTGCCTGCGCGGCGGCGGTATGCGCGACTGGGCATGGGTATGCGTGGTGGGTGCTCTGAAGAAATAAAGCAGGGCCTGTCCTTTGAGAGGTGGCTTATGTGCCCTGCGGGCACGGGGGCTTTTCTTTATTTTAGTTTGGGCCGCCTCCGGCGGGGGGGCGTGGGTATGCGCGACGGGCGCTCTGAAGAAATAAAGCAGGGCTTGTCCTTTGAGAGGCGGCTTCTGTGCCCTGCGGACACGGAGGCCTTTTTTTATTTGTTGTTTGGGCCGCCTCCGGCGGGGGCAAGGCGGGGCCGGTTATGGGGCTGCGCCCCCTTCTCGGCCCCCCTTGCATCCCCCCCGAAGCACCCCGCTTGGGCTTTCCCATTCTCGTCATTTCACGAGGGCTGCGCGGCCCCTGCTGCGGGAGCTTCCTCGCTGCGCTCGGCGATCTCCCTCCGCGCCGCGCAATGCCAGCGTGCGCCTTCGCCTTGAATGAAGGGGCGGCGTCATAAAGAACCGAAGCCGACACGTCGGCGATCTCCCTGCGCGCCGCGCAATGCCAGCGTACGATCTCACCCTGAATACGGGTCGAGACATCTCGTTGGCAGTGGGGAGTCTCTGGGATGGCGTCAGGCTGCT
The window above is part of the Desulfovibrio sp. genome. Proteins encoded here:
- the argS gene encoding arginine--tRNA ligase → MRAIETLRTALAAIIEEEGLAWPAKTVIEPPRDPRHGDLSVNSAMLLAKEAKTNPRELGQKFAQKLQERCPDVEKVEVAGPGFCNVTFSQSFWRETVADIESAGQSYGESKEPGRRVLLEYVSANPTGPLHVGHGRGAAVGDSLARLLRKAGHHVHTEYYINDAGRQMRLLGLSVWLRVLELAGRKVEWPEDYYKGDYIIDIAREMLEANPALPDMPAAEGEDVCYDKAMNDILNGIKDDLRDFRVEHLRWFSEKTLVEDGAVDAAFAALGKSGYTYDKDNAFWFATEQLGDDKDRVLRKSDGTLTYFASDIAYHHDKFERGFDWLIDIWGADHHGYIPRMRAAITAMGKDQSSFDVVLIQLVNLLREGQPVSMSTRAGTFETLSDVIKEVGADAARFMFLSRKSDSPLDFDLELAKQRSMDNPVYYVQYAYARICAVLRRAAERGFELPEKTDAALLAPLDTPEDMALLRKVAGFEDMLQSAAQCLGVHHVSHYLTELAGLLHSYYAKHQVLLADDAPRTLARLALLRAVGQVVRNGLDVLGVSAPESM
- a CDS encoding SPOR domain-containing protein yields the protein MATLLGLILMAAVGWSFFMGFMVGRGQNPEQRVEQMTGLQLDKQAPQAAQGGVDAPNTPVAASAGAGPDAAAPKGQEAPAPDGTAAGPQAAAPAAPAAPAAAEAASPANPSAYPFDRPSANSLAAWHGGKSPQGGAQAGAQPGAQAAKTPATQAQASAQAQKPAAPQAPQFDFVFQVAAFKSADDADKLRKKLEERGIRTRLEKSGKVQLVMVNLRGSDLDASNLREELGRMKLGAPIQKSKKAVPGKSRSTGR
- a CDS encoding STT3 domain-containing protein, encoding MPQQSPAPEHNHSPELSPENAAHGLSASAGPMPEASENPGATERALGEASVHAGREARVNPQAMAHPWALPRATHLGFPPGPDVAGYWWRGFFWGVVTLVMAFGLRMLEWPCWQNPEYRLGSQWLLATHDAYHWVAGAEGIGLAVGHPMAEMLRLLADALGTYPAAVAFWFPAVLASFVALIVYAWVWALGSMEAGVAAGLLTSLAPGFLARTMLGYYDTDLVTLFFPLLMTLAPASWAMRYMLLPQMVLRRLAIGSGIMTARRLFSRGLPEDGLVERLRHAEHLGNPLRWQWIVLLGCSGVISWWTQEWHSVFPYLIRYNVILLAFMSLIMAPRGRRALLLLGSLAYALPTLSGPVGFGFSLLLLLAGTKSGLKARRMLCRPWVLVLLWVGVAALLVHGEILTTLMNHVNAYMKHAGDVKSTGEGAVLMYPSVNQSIIEVQDLSFAALFPYFHPWMEAAILGLLGFFVVIVRRPGALFLLPLAALGILSTKLGGRMVMFGAPVVALGLALPLYWIWQRLLRTSLRGSVAGLLTSAVLVALMVVPFVEMIPAMSQGPMINRRHAEALTRARTMTPPDSMLWLWWDWGYAAHYFSHRATIADGAQHAGPSLYLPAAVFATDNARFARQLIRYTALRGNEAGNVFEGLDGNSAQALMDKLRSDETPLIEAKGKLYLVVSFEMLRLGFWISNFGNWNFVTHSGEGGALSIVPQELAYRLDTGEVRLEGSTSAIYASSITVFEETGVTRHNYIQEWFDAHPNATQQQQQEFLSNRRNINFFFNRVTDEKLAMDEGLYNSLMVQLLMGEPQNPRFSPYFKLVYDNVFARIYEVL
- a CDS encoding 16S rRNA (guanine(527)-N(7))-methyltransferase RsmG; amino-acid sequence: MQRQAVDRKELARLAAATGADVPEEALEPLGVYLEMLCQWNKAMNLVGPHSWQDMLTRLVADSFHLASFLDSLSVPDAPLTWDLGAGAGLPGIPLRMLWTRGAYYMVEVREKRALFLSSVLSQTQLPNTHVFRGPVEHFFHGQYYQADCIVSRAFMPWRQLLDLALPRLQREGHLVILALEPAPEVLPAPWRLAGQRSYVVAGSGRWFWALTPDMPENDRKNFSADSHKEDGA
- a CDS encoding ACP S-malonyltransferase, which gives rise to MTQAVLLFPGQGSQEAGMGRDLAEASADAMNLWKLAERASGLPLREIYWDGDDAAMNDTRALQPALTVVNLNLWSAVAGRVKPLAAAGHSLGEFSALAAAGVLSPQSVLELTSLRGRLMAEADPEGKGAMAALLKLDPAQVEKIVADTAAACGEMILVANYNTPGQLVVSGTRAAVALACQKAKEAKGRGIELKVSGAFHSPMMAEASKELAPQLRKATWSRPKFPVYCNAHGKAVHEGESALESLLAQMTSSVQWIDTMRNQYDEGARRWLELGPKAVLGKMVAPCLADRAQADQLTVELVNNAESAAALAG
- the ruvC gene encoding crossover junction endodeoxyribonuclease RuvC: MPTCNTKGTVTVLGIDPGSQRTGWGVVRETSGVLQLVDCGVVRTASAGKEFSDRLARIYHELSAIVARLTPDEAAIEQVFTAKNAASALKLGQARGVAVAACAAHGLVIRDYEPTLVKKSLVGTGRAEKEQVSFMVQRLLNVKNADWALDTSDALAVAICHLTMRRFAALAGK
- a CDS encoding MlaE family ABC transporter permease; translation: MTQAHTFTGFLRLIGRPCLRGMDALGGTAIFMFDGIAQIFTSRKIFRRTLQQLYIIGSKSFFLIMLIGVFCGMVLGLQGYYSLVQFGSVGMLGSAVSLTLIRELGPVLTAIMLTGRAGSSMTAEIGVMRITDQIDALDVMDINSMGYLVSPRIVASLISFPLLTAVFDVIGIIGGYLTGVLMLGINQGAYFYRIASSVTMTDVSGGFIKAIVFGLLVSTICCRQGYYTNMRRDSVGPEAVGNATTSAVVISCVLILAADYVITSFLL